A genomic region of Mycobacterium senriense contains the following coding sequences:
- the eccD gene encoding type VII secretion integral membrane protein EccD → MTAVVEVPQPDVEGISQPQAVVVGVMAGAGVQIGVLLDANAPVSVMTDPLLKVVNSRLRELGETPLEASGRGRWALCLVDGSPLRVTQSLSEQDVYDGDRLWIRFIPDTEHRSQVIEHISTAVAADLSKRFAAIDPVIAVQVGATMVAVGVTTAAGLLGWWRWHHNSWLPTVYAGVIGAVALGVSLLLLMRAQTQQERRVADTMLLSSLAPLATAAASAPPGGVGSPHAVLGFGVLTIAAILALRFTGRRLAIYTAIVTVSLIAAVAALARMVAMTSAVTLFTCVVLVSVMIYQSAPAISRRLAGIRLPVFPSATSRWVFEARPDLPTTVVRSDGGPPVLEGPASVRDVLTQAERARSFLSGLLIGLGVLMIVSLTALSDPHTGQRWLPLLLAGFSAGFLMLRGRSYVDRWQAITLAGTAVLIVGAVVLRYALVLQSPLAVSISAAILVLLPVAGLTSAAVVPNTVYSPLFRKFVEWIEYLCLMPIFPLALWLMNVYAAIRYR, encoded by the coding sequence ATGACTGCGGTAGTTGAAGTACCACAGCCTGACGTAGAGGGAATCTCGCAGCCTCAGGCAGTCGTCGTCGGCGTGATGGCCGGCGCGGGTGTCCAGATCGGCGTCCTGCTGGACGCCAACGCCCCCGTCTCGGTGATGACCGACCCGTTGCTGAAGGTGGTCAACAGCAGGCTGCGCGAGCTCGGTGAGACTCCGCTCGAGGCGTCGGGCCGGGGCCGCTGGGCGCTGTGCCTGGTGGACGGCTCGCCGCTGCGGGTTACCCAATCGCTGAGCGAGCAGGACGTCTACGACGGCGACCGGTTGTGGATCCGGTTCATCCCGGACACCGAGCACCGCTCGCAGGTCATCGAGCACATCTCCACCGCCGTCGCGGCGGATCTCAGCAAGCGCTTCGCCGCCATCGACCCCGTCATCGCGGTGCAGGTCGGTGCGACGATGGTGGCCGTCGGCGTGACGACCGCGGCCGGCCTGCTCGGCTGGTGGCGGTGGCACCACAACTCGTGGCTTCCGACCGTGTACGCGGGCGTGATCGGCGCCGTGGCGCTGGGTGTTTCGCTGCTGTTGTTGATGCGAGCGCAGACCCAACAGGAACGCCGTGTCGCCGACACCATGCTGTTGAGCAGCCTCGCGCCGCTGGCAACCGCTGCGGCGTCGGCACCGCCCGGCGGCGTCGGATCACCGCACGCGGTACTGGGTTTCGGGGTCCTCACCATCGCGGCGATCCTCGCCCTGCGGTTCACCGGACGCCGACTGGCGATCTACACCGCCATCGTCACCGTCAGCCTGATCGCGGCGGTGGCCGCGCTCGCGCGCATGGTCGCCATGACGAGCGCCGTCACGCTGTTCACCTGCGTCGTGCTGGTGTCCGTCATGATCTACCAGAGTGCGCCGGCGATCTCGCGGCGACTGGCCGGCATCCGGCTGCCCGTCTTCCCGTCGGCGACCAGCCGGTGGGTGTTCGAGGCCCGGCCCGACCTGCCCACCACGGTGGTGCGCTCCGACGGTGGCCCGCCGGTCCTGGAGGGGCCCGCCTCGGTCCGCGACGTGTTGACCCAGGCCGAACGCGCCCGCTCCTTCTTGTCGGGTTTGCTGATCGGGCTCGGCGTGCTGATGATCGTCTCCCTCACCGCGCTGTCGGATCCGCACACCGGACAGCGCTGGTTGCCGCTCCTGCTGGCGGGCTTCAGCGCAGGATTCCTGATGCTGCGCGGCCGCTCCTATGTCGACCGCTGGCAGGCGATCACCCTGGCAGGGACGGCGGTGCTGATCGTGGGCGCAGTGGTGTTGCGCTACGCGCTGGTGCTGCAATCGCCCCTGGCGGTCTCGATCAGCGCGGCGATCCTGGTCCTGCTGCCCGTGGCGGGACTGACATCGGCGGCCGTCGTGCCGAACACCGTCTACAGCCCGCTATTCCGCAAATTCGTGGAATGGATTGAATACCTCTGCCTGATGCCAATTTTCCCGCTGGCATTGTGGTTGATGAATGTCTATGCAGCAATCCGCTATCGCTAA
- a CDS encoding ESX secretion-associated protein EspG codes for MDQQSTRTDITVNVDGFWMLQALLDIRHVAPELRCRPYVSTDSSDWLNEHPGMAVMREQGIVENDQVNEHVAARMKVLAAPDLEVVALLSRGKLAYGVLDDENQPPGSRDIPDNEFRVVLARRGQHWVSAVRVGGEITVDDVAVADSASIASLVIDALESIHHAEPAAINAVNVPLEEMLEATKSWQESGFNVFSGGDLRRMGISAATVAALGQALSDPAAEVAVYARQYQDDAKGPSASVLSLKDGSGGRIALYQQARTAGSGEAWLAICPATPQLVQVGVKTVLDTLPYGEWKTHSRV; via the coding sequence ATGGACCAACAGAGCACCCGCACCGACATCACTGTCAACGTCGACGGCTTCTGGATGCTCCAGGCGTTGCTGGACATCCGGCACGTCGCGCCGGAGCTGCGGTGCCGGCCATATGTATCTACCGACTCGAGCGACTGGCTCAACGAGCATCCCGGAATGGCGGTGATGCGCGAGCAGGGCATAGTCGAGAACGACCAGGTGAATGAGCATGTGGCCGCGCGGATGAAAGTGCTCGCCGCGCCCGACCTCGAAGTTGTCGCCCTGTTGTCCCGGGGCAAGCTGGCCTACGGCGTTCTCGACGACGAAAATCAGCCGCCGGGCTCGCGCGACATCCCCGACAACGAGTTTCGGGTGGTGCTGGCCCGGCGCGGCCAGCACTGGGTGTCGGCGGTCCGGGTGGGCGGCGAGATCACCGTCGACGACGTCGCCGTCGCGGACAGCGCCTCGATCGCTTCCCTGGTGATCGACGCGCTGGAGTCCATCCACCACGCCGAGCCCGCGGCGATCAACGCCGTCAACGTGCCGCTGGAGGAGATGCTGGAAGCGACGAAGTCGTGGCAGGAGTCGGGCTTCAACGTGTTTTCCGGCGGAGACCTGCGCCGGATGGGAATCAGCGCCGCGACGGTTGCCGCGCTGGGTCAGGCGCTGTCCGACCCGGCCGCCGAGGTCGCGGTGTACGCCCGCCAGTACCAGGACGACGCCAAGGGCCCGAGTGCGTCTGTGCTGTCACTCAAGGACGGCTCCGGCGGCCGCATCGCGCTCTACCAGCAGGCCCGCACCGCCGGTTCGGGGGAGGCATGGCTGGCCATCTGTCCCGCCACCCCGCAGCTCGTGCAGGTGGGCGTCAAAACGGTGCTGGACACACTTCCCTATGGCGAGTGGAAAACCCACAGCCGGGTCTGA
- a CDS encoding WXG100 family type VII secretion target translates to MSINYQFGDVDAHGALIRAQAASLEQEHQAIVRDVLAAGDFWGGSGSVACQEFITQLGRNFQVIYEQANSHGQKVQSAGSNMASTDSAVGSSWA, encoded by the coding sequence ATGAGCATTAACTACCAGTTCGGCGATGTAGACGCCCACGGTGCCTTGATCCGCGCCCAGGCCGCGTCCTTGGAGCAGGAGCACCAGGCCATCGTTCGCGATGTGCTTGCTGCCGGCGACTTCTGGGGCGGTTCGGGTTCGGTGGCATGCCAGGAGTTCATCACCCAGTTGGGTCGCAACTTCCAGGTCATCTACGAGCAGGCCAACTCCCACGGACAGAAGGTCCAGTCCGCGGGCAGCAACATGGCCAGCACCGACAGCGCCGTTGGGTCCTCCTGGGCCTAA
- a CDS encoding WXG100 family type VII secretion target, which translates to MATRFMTDPHEMRAMAGRFEVHAQTVEDEARKMWSSSMNIAGSGWSGQAQATSYDTMGQVNQAFRNIVNMLHGVRDGLIRDANNYEQQEQASQQILGS; encoded by the coding sequence ATGGCAACACGTTTTATGACCGACCCGCACGAGATGCGGGCGATGGCGGGCCGCTTCGAGGTCCACGCCCAGACCGTTGAGGATGAGGCTCGCAAGATGTGGTCGTCGTCGATGAACATCGCCGGCTCGGGCTGGAGCGGTCAGGCCCAGGCCACCTCGTACGACACCATGGGACAGGTCAACCAGGCCTTCCGCAACATCGTCAACATGCTCCACGGGGTGCGTGACGGACTGATTCGCGACGCGAACAACTACGAGCAGCAAGAGCAGGCCTCGCAGCAAATCCTCGGCAGCTAG
- a CDS encoding PE family protein, giving the protein MSFVTTQPEALAAAAGNLQAIGSTLSAQNAAAAAPTTGVVPAAADEVSALTAAQFAAHAQMYQAVSAQAAAIHEMFVNTLSTSSGSYAATEAANAAAAL; this is encoded by the coding sequence ATGTCGTTCGTGACCACACAGCCGGAGGCTTTGGCCGCGGCGGCCGGGAACCTGCAGGCTATCGGGTCGACCTTGAGCGCCCAGAACGCAGCCGCTGCAGCCCCAACGACGGGGGTGGTGCCCGCCGCTGCCGACGAGGTGTCGGCTTTGACCGCGGCTCAGTTCGCCGCACACGCGCAGATGTACCAAGCGGTGAGCGCACAGGCCGCTGCGATTCACGAGATGTTCGTGAACACCCTGTCCACCAGCTCCGGTTCGTACGCTGCGACTGAAGCAGCCAACGCAGCCGCCGCCCTGTAA
- a CDS encoding PPE family protein, which translates to MVDYGAFPPEFNSARIYSGPGSGSFVAAASAWSALAAELNSAALTYDSVITSLSSEEWTGTASAAMAQAAEPYVTWLTTTAAQAEEAATQARAAAAAYETALASSVPPPLIAANRTQSQQLQATNVLGQNTPLIAQLETQYGEYWAQDAGAMYSYAGQSSSATKVTQFQKAPEVTNQSGQATQAAAVTNATANSTATNTSKTLQSLATPAATTTTTNATTQATTAATSTTDPLSELWFLLTGQTSLPTSLGTLVNGYSPFAGLFYNTEGLPYFSTGMANTFTQISKTVGLIGGAPAAAAKALPGLGGLGGMLGGGAAAAHPVAALGSAASVGGKLSVPVAWSGAPATQALGHAIPVSSISAAPEAAGGPGNLLGGMPLAGAGAGGHGVVGPKYGFRPTVMARPPFAG; encoded by the coding sequence GTGGTGGATTATGGGGCGTTCCCACCGGAGTTCAATTCGGCGCGGATCTACTCGGGTCCGGGGTCGGGTTCGTTTGTGGCCGCGGCGTCGGCATGGAGCGCGCTGGCGGCGGAACTCAACTCCGCCGCACTCACCTATGACAGCGTGATCACCTCGCTGAGCAGCGAGGAATGGACCGGCACGGCGTCCGCGGCGATGGCGCAAGCGGCCGAACCGTACGTGACCTGGCTGACCACGACGGCCGCTCAGGCCGAGGAGGCGGCCACCCAGGCACGCGCGGCGGCCGCGGCGTATGAGACCGCGCTGGCCTCCTCGGTGCCGCCCCCGCTGATCGCAGCCAACCGCACGCAATCACAGCAGCTGCAGGCGACGAACGTGCTGGGCCAGAACACCCCGCTGATCGCGCAACTGGAGACCCAGTACGGCGAGTACTGGGCGCAGGATGCGGGCGCGATGTACAGCTACGCGGGCCAGTCCTCCTCGGCGACGAAGGTGACGCAGTTCCAGAAGGCGCCCGAGGTGACCAACCAGTCGGGCCAGGCCACCCAGGCCGCGGCGGTCACCAACGCGACGGCGAACTCGACGGCGACCAACACGTCGAAGACCCTGCAGTCGCTGGCGACCCCGGCCGCGACCACCACCACCACCAACGCGACGACTCAGGCGACGACGGCGGCGACGAGCACCACCGACCCGCTGTCGGAGCTCTGGTTCCTGCTGACCGGGCAGACCAGCCTGCCCACCAGCCTGGGAACCCTCGTCAACGGCTACAGCCCGTTCGCGGGTCTGTTCTACAACACGGAAGGTCTGCCGTACTTCAGTACCGGTATGGCCAACACCTTCACGCAGATCTCCAAGACGGTCGGCTTGATCGGCGGCGCGCCTGCGGCCGCGGCCAAGGCGCTGCCCGGGCTCGGTGGTTTGGGTGGCATGTTGGGTGGCGGGGCGGCCGCGGCTCACCCGGTGGCGGCGCTGGGCAGCGCGGCCTCGGTCGGTGGCAAGTTGTCGGTGCCGGTGGCCTGGTCGGGTGCTCCTGCGACCCAGGCGCTGGGACATGCGATTCCGGTCAGCAGCATCAGTGCCGCCCCGGAGGCCGCCGGCGGGCCCGGAAACCTGCTCGGTGGTATGCCGCTGGCCGGTGCCGGTGCGGGCGGACACGGGGTGGTCGGTCCCAAATACGGATTCCGGCCCACCGTCATGGCCCGCCCACCCTTTGCCGGCTGA
- a CDS encoding PPE family protein, translating into MDFGALPPEINSGRMYAGPGSGPIMAAAAAWDGLGAELGSAASGYTSVISELTHAPWVGPASASMLSAVTPYVSWLSVLAAQAEETAGQARAAAAAFEAAFAMTVPPPVIAANRVLLATLVATNFLGQNTPAIAATEAQYMEMWAQDAAAMYGYAGSSAAASELTPFTSPPNTTTPEADSTQAAAVAKAVAEPAGNTAQTTSQLVTPQALSASTTQAVTQASTTTTATQPGPFTWLQNLINGFLTSGLPTPTNNYAGLNTGMYGTLLKQTTGLAYFSTGITSFWSSIAQQLTFGPGGTTAGAGGAWFPTPQFASLGLGNLGGVGHVGAVSAGVGQAGRVGLLSVPQHWGTLTSSVTPAALSEEATPIQAAATGGANSPANGLLRGMPVGSMGRRGAAAGYVNKYGFRYSVLTRPPSAG; encoded by the coding sequence ATGGACTTCGGGGCATTACCGCCGGAGATCAACTCCGGTCGCATGTACGCGGGTCCGGGGTCCGGTCCGATCATGGCCGCGGCCGCGGCCTGGGACGGGCTCGGCGCCGAGTTGGGCTCGGCCGCCAGTGGCTACACGTCGGTGATCTCGGAGCTGACCCATGCGCCCTGGGTGGGTCCGGCGTCGGCGTCGATGTTGTCGGCGGTCACGCCGTACGTGAGCTGGCTGAGCGTCCTGGCCGCGCAGGCCGAGGAGACCGCGGGCCAGGCCAGGGCGGCGGCGGCGGCCTTTGAGGCGGCGTTTGCGATGACGGTGCCGCCACCGGTGATCGCGGCCAATCGAGTGTTGTTGGCGACCCTGGTGGCGACGAATTTCTTGGGGCAGAACACGCCGGCGATCGCGGCCACCGAGGCGCAGTACATGGAGATGTGGGCCCAGGACGCGGCCGCCATGTACGGCTACGCCGGCTCGTCGGCCGCCGCCTCGGAGCTGACGCCGTTCACCTCCCCGCCCAACACGACCACCCCGGAGGCGGACTCCACCCAGGCCGCCGCGGTCGCCAAGGCCGTCGCCGAGCCGGCGGGCAACACCGCGCAGACCACGTCCCAGCTGGTGACCCCACAAGCGTTGTCGGCCAGCACAACTCAAGCGGTGACCCAAGCGTCGACCACGACGACCGCGACCCAGCCGGGGCCGTTTACCTGGCTGCAGAACTTGATCAACGGATTCTTGACTTCCGGGCTGCCCACCCCGACCAACAACTACGCCGGGCTGAACACCGGCATGTACGGCACCCTGCTCAAGCAGACCACAGGACTTGCCTATTTCTCGACGGGCATAACGAGTTTCTGGTCGTCGATTGCCCAACAGTTGACGTTCGGTCCCGGCGGTACTACAGCGGGCGCCGGTGGTGCCTGGTTCCCGACCCCGCAGTTCGCGAGCTTGGGTCTGGGCAATCTGGGCGGTGTGGGCCACGTGGGTGCGGTCTCGGCGGGGGTCGGCCAGGCCGGCCGGGTGGGGCTGCTCTCGGTGCCCCAGCATTGGGGGACGTTGACCTCGTCGGTCACCCCGGCGGCACTGTCGGAGGAGGCCACGCCGATCCAGGCCGCGGCGACCGGTGGGGCCAACTCCCCGGCCAATGGTCTGTTGCGCGGCATGCCGGTCGGGTCGATGGGGCGGCGCGGCGCGGCCGCCGGTTACGTCAACAAGTACGGCTTCCGCTACAGCGTGCTCACCCGCCCACCATCGGCCGGATGA
- a CDS encoding PPE family protein, protein MMLDYGAFPPEFNSARIYSGPGSGSLMAAASAWSALAAELNSAALSYEQVVTALSSEEWTGTASAAMAQAATPYAAWMTATAAQAEEAATQARSAAAAYETALASSVPPPLIAANRMQSQQLQVTNVLGQNTPLIAQLEAQYGEMWAQDAGAMYSYAGQSATATNVSTFKNAPQVANPSAQTTQAAAVTNATANSTATNTSKTLQALAQPATSSTVKAAAVTPAAATTTTDPLSELWFLLTGQTSLPTSLGAAVNGYSPFASLFYNTEGLPYFSTGMANTFTQISKTVGLIGGAPAAAAKALPGLGGLGGMLGGAAGAAHPVAALGSAASVGGKLSVPVAWSGAPATQALGHAIPVSSISAAPEAAGGPGNLLGGMPLAGAGAGGHGVVGPKYGFRPTVMARPPFAG, encoded by the coding sequence ATGATGTTGGATTACGGAGCGTTTCCGCCGGAGTTCAATTCGGCGCGAATTTATTCTGGTCCGGGGTCGGGGTCCTTGATGGCCGCCGCCTCGGCGTGGAGCGCGCTGGCGGCCGAGCTCAACTCGGCGGCGCTGAGCTACGAGCAAGTCGTCACCGCGCTGAGCAGCGAGGAGTGGACCGGCACGGCCTCGGCGGCGATGGCCCAGGCGGCGACTCCCTACGCCGCATGGATGACCGCCACGGCCGCTCAGGCCGAGGAGGCTGCCACCCAGGCACGTTCGGCCGCCGCGGCCTATGAGACCGCGCTGGCCTCGTCGGTGCCGCCCCCGCTGATCGCCGCCAACCGGATGCAATCGCAGCAGCTGCAGGTGACGAACGTGCTGGGGCAGAACACCCCGCTGATCGCGCAGCTGGAGGCCCAGTACGGCGAGATGTGGGCGCAGGATGCGGGCGCGATGTACAGCTACGCGGGCCAGTCCGCGACGGCGACCAACGTGTCGACCTTCAAGAATGCACCGCAGGTGGCCAACCCGTCCGCTCAGACCACCCAGGCCGCGGCGGTCACCAACGCGACGGCGAACTCGACGGCGACCAACACGTCGAAGACCCTGCAGGCGCTGGCGCAGCCCGCCACAAGCTCGACCGTCAAGGCCGCTGCCGTGACTCCAGCGGCGGCGACGACCACCACCGACCCGCTGTCGGAACTGTGGTTCCTGCTGACCGGGCAGACCAGCCTGCCCACCAGCCTGGGAGCGGCGGTGAACGGCTACAGCCCCTTCGCCAGCCTCTTCTACAACACCGAGGGTCTGCCGTACTTCAGTACCGGTATGGCCAACACCTTCACGCAGATCTCCAAGACCGTCGGCTTGATCGGCGGCGCGCCTGCGGCCGCGGCCAAGGCGCTGCCCGGGCTCGGTGGTTTGGGTGGCATGTTGGGTGGCGCTGCGGGCGCGGCTCACCCGGTGGCGGCGCTGGGCAGCGCGGCCTCGGTCGGTGGCAAGCTGTCGGTGCCGGTGGCCTGGTCGGGTGCTCCTGCGACCCAGGCGCTGGGACATGCGATTCCGGTCAGCAGCATCAGTGCCGCCCCGGAGGCCGCCGGCGGGCCCGGAAACCTGCTCGGTGGTATGCCGCTGGCCGGTGCCGGTGCGGGCGGACACGGAGTGGTCGGTCCCAAATACGGATTCCGGCCCACCGTCATGGCCCGCCCACCGTTCGCGGGATAG
- a CDS encoding PE family protein, with the protein MSFVTTQPEALAAAAGNLQTIGSTLSAQNAAAAAPTTGVVPAAADEVSALTAAQFAAHAQTYQAVSAQAAAIHEMFVNTLSTSSGSYAVTEAANAAATG; encoded by the coding sequence ATGTCCTTTGTGACCACGCAGCCCGAGGCGCTTGCCGCCGCAGCGGGCAATCTGCAGACCATCGGCTCAACGCTGAGCGCTCAAAACGCCGCCGCAGCGGCCCCGACGACGGGGGTGGTGCCGGCGGCTGCCGACGAGGTCTCGGCGCTCACGGCGGCGCAGTTCGCCGCGCACGCGCAGACGTACCAGGCCGTCAGTGCTCAGGCGGCAGCAATTCACGAAATGTTTGTCAACACCCTGAGCACCAGCTCCGGGTCGTACGCGGTGACTGAAGCGGCCAACGCGGCCGCGACTGGTTAA
- a CDS encoding PPE family protein, with protein sequence MFDFAALPPEINSGRMYAGPGSGPMMAAAAAWDEIAAELGVAASGYNSVVTELTSGPWVGPASMEMLSAITPYVGWLNTMAAQAEETAGQGRAAAAAFEAAFAMTVPPPVIAANRVLLATLVATNFFGQNTPAIAATEAQYMEMWAQDAGAMAGYTASSAAASTLIPFVTPPNTTTPEASSDQAAAVAQAVSQPAGNTAQTTSQLVTPQALSASTTQAATQTTAATSNPGLLSSSIQDLLNSGLPTPTNNWLGLNPTLYTVILKQTSGLAYFSNGIPTFWSQLAQQLVFGPGGTTAGANGAWFPTPQFANLGLGNLGGVGHVGAVSAGVGQAGRVGLLSVPQHWGTLTSSVTPAALSEEATPIQAAVTGGANSPANGLLRGMPVGSMGRRGAAAGYVNKYGFRYSVLTRPPSAG encoded by the coding sequence GTGTTTGACTTCGCGGCGTTACCGCCCGAAATCAATTCCGGTCGCATGTATGCGGGTCCGGGGTCGGGGCCGATGATGGCCGCGGCCGCCGCCTGGGATGAGATTGCGGCGGAATTGGGTGTAGCAGCCAGCGGCTACAACTCGGTGGTTACCGAGCTCACCAGCGGGCCATGGGTGGGACCGGCATCGATGGAGATGCTTTCGGCGATCACCCCGTACGTGGGCTGGCTCAATACGATGGCCGCGCAGGCCGAGGAAACGGCGGGGCAGGGCCGGGCCGCCGCGGCGGCCTTTGAGGCGGCGTTTGCGATGACGGTGCCACCGCCGGTGATCGCGGCCAATCGAGTGTTGTTGGCGACCCTGGTGGCGACGAATTTCTTCGGGCAGAACACGCCGGCGATTGCGGCCACCGAGGCACAGTACATGGAGATGTGGGCGCAGGACGCGGGCGCTATGGCCGGATACACCGCGTCTTCGGCGGCCGCCTCGACGTTGATTCCGTTCGTCACGCCGCCCAATACGACTACCCCGGAGGCGAGCTCCGACCAAGCGGCCGCGGTGGCTCAGGCCGTCTCCCAGCCGGCGGGCAACACCGCACAGACCACGTCCCAGCTGGTGACCCCACAAGCGTTGTCGGCCAGCACAACTCAGGCGGCGACACAAACGACCGCGGCCACGTCGAATCCGGGACTGCTCTCGAGCTCAATTCAGGACTTGTTGAACTCCGGGCTGCCGACCCCGACCAACAACTGGCTGGGACTGAATCCCACGCTCTACACCGTGATCCTCAAGCAGACCTCGGGCCTTGCCTACTTCTCGAATGGCATACCGACCTTCTGGTCGCAGCTCGCCCAGCAGTTGGTCTTCGGTCCCGGCGGTACTACGGCGGGTGCCAATGGCGCCTGGTTCCCGACCCCGCAGTTCGCGAACCTGGGTCTGGGCAATCTGGGCGGTGTGGGCCACGTGGGTGCGGTCTCGGCGGGGGTCGGCCAGGCCGGCCGGGTGGGGCTGCTCTCGGTGCCCCAGCATTGGGGGACGTTGACCTCGTCGGTCACCCCGGCGGCACTGTCGGAGGAGGCCACTCCGATCCAGGCCGCGGTGACCGGCGGAGCGAACTCCCCGGCCAATGGTCTGTTGCGCGGCATGCCGGTCGGGTCGATGGGGCGGCGCGGCGCGGCCGCCGGTTACGTCAACAAGTACGGCTTCCGCTACAGCGTGCTCACCCGCCCACCATCGGCCGGATAA
- a CDS encoding ferredoxin — MRVRLEKSKCVGHAQCYAVDPDLFPIDESGYSILEEHEVAPEDEQVTRDGVASCPEMALILEED, encoded by the coding sequence GTGAGGGTTCGTCTGGAAAAGTCGAAATGTGTGGGCCACGCCCAGTGCTACGCCGTCGACCCAGACCTGTTTCCCATCGACGAGTCCGGCTATTCGATTCTCGAGGAGCACGAGGTCGCCCCCGAAGACGAGCAAGTGACCCGCGACGGCGTCGCTTCCTGCCCCGAAATGGCACTGATTCTCGAAGAGGACTGA
- a CDS encoding cytochrome P450, whose protein sequence is MSEGQQGSFYLPRLDFTTLPMTVDRGVGWKTLRDAGPVVFMNGHYYITRREDVLAALRNTKVFSSTVLQPPGHPLPVLPLAFDPPQHTRYRQILQPYFSPHALSKSRPVLERHAAEMIGDLAGRGGCEVMADFANLYPFQVFLDLYGLPVEDRDRLIDWKDAVVGEKPFITQSDIEKSDQLLQYLADAIAQRRQNPGSDMLSKVITGKGNFTDLELLGMSHLLILAGLDTVTAAIGFSLYELARRPQLRKELRDKPKQIRVFIEEIVRLEPSAPVAPRITTEFVEVGGMTLPPGTSVRLCMAAVNRDDSDAMSTNELNMDGKVHRHWGFGGGPHRCLGSHLARIELTVVVAEWLSQIPDFELPEDYSPEINYPSKSFALKALPLRWG, encoded by the coding sequence ATGAGCGAAGGCCAGCAGGGCTCGTTCTACCTACCCCGACTCGACTTCACCACGCTGCCGATGACCGTGGACCGGGGCGTCGGGTGGAAGACTTTGCGCGACGCCGGACCCGTCGTCTTCATGAACGGCCACTACTACATCACCCGGCGCGAAGACGTGCTGGCCGCACTGCGCAACACCAAGGTCTTCTCGTCGACGGTGCTGCAGCCCCCCGGCCACCCATTGCCGGTGCTGCCGCTGGCTTTTGATCCCCCGCAGCACACCCGCTACCGCCAGATTCTGCAGCCGTATTTCAGCCCGCACGCGTTGAGCAAGTCGCGCCCGGTGCTGGAGCGCCACGCCGCCGAGATGATCGGCGACCTGGCCGGCCGGGGCGGGTGTGAGGTGATGGCGGACTTCGCCAACCTGTACCCGTTTCAGGTCTTCCTGGATCTCTACGGCCTGCCGGTCGAGGATCGTGACCGCCTCATCGATTGGAAGGACGCCGTCGTCGGCGAGAAGCCCTTCATCACCCAGAGCGACATCGAGAAGTCCGATCAACTGCTGCAGTATCTGGCCGACGCCATCGCGCAGCGCCGGCAGAACCCGGGGTCGGACATGCTGTCGAAGGTGATAACCGGCAAGGGCAACTTCACCGACCTCGAGCTGCTGGGGATGAGTCACCTGCTGATCCTGGCCGGTCTGGACACGGTGACCGCGGCCATCGGATTCTCGCTGTATGAGTTGGCGCGCAGGCCGCAGCTGCGCAAAGAGCTGCGCGACAAGCCAAAGCAGATCAGGGTTTTCATCGAGGAGATCGTCCGCCTCGAACCGTCGGCCCCGGTGGCGCCGCGGATCACCACCGAATTCGTTGAAGTCGGCGGCATGACACTGCCCCCGGGCACGTCGGTGCGGCTGTGCATGGCCGCCGTCAACCGCGACGACAGCGACGCGATGTCCACCAACGAGCTCAACATGGACGGAAAAGTCCACCGGCACTGGGGGTTTGGCGGTGGGCCGCACCGCTGCCTGGGATCCCACCTGGCGCGCATCGAACTGACGGTGGTCGTCGCCGAATGGCTGTCCCAGATTCCGGATTTCGAACTGCCCGAGGACTACTCCCCCGAGATCAATTACCCGTCAAAGAGTTTCGCGCTCAAGGCATTGCCGCTGCGCTGGGGCTGA